From one Candidatus Rhodoluna planktonica genomic stretch:
- the scpB gene encoding SMC-Scp complex subunit ScpB, which produces MTHDSTNPLEENFKSAIEAILMISDAPMSLLTIATALELPVNQVRDLVLEIKAEYDESDRGFELREVGGGWRIYVRQSYDWAVKLFLANENPTKLSQAALETLAVIAYRQPISRGQIASIRAVNVDSVVKTLLSRGLITELFTDSETGAINYGTTELLLEALGINSLDELPLISPYLPDASENFDVR; this is translated from the coding sequence ATGACTCATGATTCAACAAATCCGTTGGAGGAGAATTTCAAATCCGCGATTGAAGCTATCTTGATGATTAGCGATGCGCCTATGTCGCTGCTGACCATCGCCACAGCACTTGAACTGCCGGTAAACCAAGTTCGTGACTTGGTTCTAGAAATCAAGGCCGAGTACGACGAGTCGGATCGCGGTTTCGAACTGCGTGAAGTCGGTGGTGGCTGGAGAATCTATGTGCGCCAGAGTTACGACTGGGCCGTAAAACTATTTTTAGCCAATGAAAATCCAACTAAGTTGAGTCAAGCGGCTCTCGAGACCCTTGCTGTCATCGCTTACCGTCAACCTATTTCCAGAGGCCAGATTGCCTCAATTCGTGCCGTAAATGTTGACTCGGTGGTTAAGACCCTGCTCAGCCGCGGCTTGATTACCGAATTATTTACCGACTCCGAAACCGGAGCCATCAACTACGGAACGACCGAGTTGCTATTAGAAGCCTTAGGCATCAATTCGCTTGACGAATTGCCGCTTATTTCACCTTACCTACCAGATGCGAGCGAGAATTTTGATGTCCGATGA
- a CDS encoding segregation and condensation protein A, translated as MLPTLIVQWQPNWFLVAAPHNIELEVPDKNSGFAVSLGNFEGPFDLLLSLISKHELDITEVSLSRVTDEFISYLKQLDESEELEQASEFLVIAATLLDLKIAGLLPKGEVVDAEDVALLEARDLLFARLLQYRAFKEISAWFQSALDIESMRIARDVRVEDRFLNQKPELVWTLSLQDFAKLAQETMTPREIPSVGLTHLHAPRVSIREQAREVVSQLRSAGALTFRELIGSVKDRAIVVARFLAVLELYRLAAISFEQESPLGDLQLQWRAQNFDEEQLATLGADYDS; from the coding sequence ATGCTGCCAACTCTTATCGTTCAGTGGCAGCCGAACTGGTTTCTCGTGGCTGCGCCCCATAACATCGAACTCGAAGTTCCTGATAAAAACAGCGGATTTGCAGTCAGCCTAGGTAACTTCGAGGGCCCATTTGATTTGCTGCTGTCATTAATTTCCAAACATGAATTAGACATCACCGAGGTTTCGCTTAGCCGAGTTACCGATGAGTTCATCAGCTATCTAAAACAACTCGATGAATCAGAGGAGTTGGAGCAGGCGAGCGAATTTTTGGTAATTGCCGCAACTCTGCTTGATCTAAAAATCGCTGGCTTACTGCCTAAGGGCGAGGTTGTCGACGCCGAGGATGTGGCCTTACTCGAGGCTAGAGATCTGCTATTTGCCCGATTGCTCCAATACCGCGCCTTCAAAGAGATTTCCGCCTGGTTCCAGTCTGCTCTCGACATCGAGTCGATGAGAATAGCCCGTGACGTAAGGGTGGAAGATCGATTCCTGAACCAGAAGCCCGAACTGGTTTGGACACTATCACTGCAGGATTTTGCCAAATTGGCGCAGGAGACTATGACTCCTCGAGAGATTCCCTCAGTTGGTTTGACACATTTGCACGCGCCAAGGGTAAGCATTCGAGAGCAGGCTAGAGAGGTTGTGTCGCAATTGCGCTCAGCAGGTGCACTAACTTTTCGCGAATTAATTGGCTCAGTAAAAGATCGAGCCATCGTGGTGGCTCGTTTTCTGGCAGTGCTTGAGCTTTACCGCTTAGCAGCGATTAGTTTTGAACAAGAATCCCCGTTGGGAGATTTGCAGCTGCAGTGGCGTGCCCAAAACTTTGACGAAGAACAATTAGCTACTTTGGGGGCCGACTATGACTCATGA